One Arachis duranensis cultivar V14167 unplaced genomic scaffold, aradu.V14167.gnm2.J7QH unplaced_Scaffold_232525, whole genome shotgun sequence DNA segment encodes these proteins:
- the LOC127744045 gene encoding phosphatidylinositol 3,4,5-trisphosphate 3-phosphatase and protein-tyrosine-phosphatase PTEN2A-like isoform X1, translating to MCCSSFQLLRSQWITIIRNDVLMEKDLFCPVRLCMLRGFRLHRCPYWIRPSITVSDHSSVLFSTKKHPRTKDLLLEDFWFSALKKGVMVFALPGEPGLTELAGDFKIHFHDRQGDFYCWLNTTMKKIEKY from the exons ATGTGCTGCAGTTCTTTCCAACTGCTGAGGAGTCAATGGATCACTATAATCAGAAACGATGTGTTGATGGAAAAGGACTTGTTCTGCCCAGTTAGATT GTGCATGCTTAGGGGATTTCGGCTTCACAGGTGCCCTTACTGGATCAGGCCCTCTATAACTGTCTCAGACCATAGTA GTGTGCTGTTCTCTACCAAAAAACATCCAAGGACCAAGGATCTTTTG CTAGAAGATTTCTGGTTCAGTGCTCTAAAGAAGGGAGTAATGGTCTTTGCTTTGCCAGGAGAGCCTGGTCTTACAGAATTGGCTGGGGacttcaaaattcattttcatgaTCGCCAAGGAGACTTTTACTG
- the LOC127744045 gene encoding phosphatidylinositol 3,4,5-trisphosphate 3-phosphatase and protein-tyrosine-phosphatase PTEN2A-like isoform X2: MCCSSFQLLRSQWITIIRNDVLMEKDLFCPVRLCMLRGFRLHRCPYWIRPSITVSDHSVLFSTKKHPRTKDLLLEDFWFSALKKGVMVFALPGEPGLTELAGDFKIHFHDRQGDFYCWLNTTMKKIEKY, from the exons ATGTGCTGCAGTTCTTTCCAACTGCTGAGGAGTCAATGGATCACTATAATCAGAAACGATGTGTTGATGGAAAAGGACTTGTTCTGCCCAGTTAGATT GTGCATGCTTAGGGGATTTCGGCTTCACAGGTGCCCTTACTGGATCAGGCCCTCTATAACTGTCTCAGACCATA GTGTGCTGTTCTCTACCAAAAAACATCCAAGGACCAAGGATCTTTTG CTAGAAGATTTCTGGTTCAGTGCTCTAAAGAAGGGAGTAATGGTCTTTGCTTTGCCAGGAGAGCCTGGTCTTACAGAATTGGCTGGGGacttcaaaattcattttcatgaTCGCCAAGGAGACTTTTACTG